In a single window of the Pontibacter russatus genome:
- a CDS encoding L,D-transpeptidase family protein gives MRVVQVPGPWNALGKVKFLFSTSYAQYLHDTPAKALFMQPYRALSHGCVRVQHPDTLAAFLLSENWMRKKDVQALWATSTPDKRVYLPKPVQVKLGYFTCWVDDRGVLQFRRDIYKRDMLLAHTAIALYRK, from the coding sequence CTGCGGGTTGTTCAGGTCCCAGGCCCCTGGAATGCCTTAGGGAAGGTTAAATTCCTGTTTTCAACTTCTTATGCCCAGTATCTGCACGACACACCTGCCAAAGCCCTCTTCATGCAGCCATACCGCGCCCTCAGCCACGGCTGTGTGCGGGTGCAGCACCCTGATACCCTTGCAGCTTTTCTACTTAGTGAAAACTGGATGAGGAAAAAAGATGTGCAGGCGTTGTGGGCAACGTCTACACCTGACAAGCGAGTATATCTTCCAAAGCCAGTTCAGGTGAAGCTTGGCTACTTTACCTGCTGGGTAGATGATAGGGGAGTGCTGCAGTTCCGGAGGGACATCTACAAACGGGACATGCTACTTGCTCATACAGCAATTGCTTTGTATAGGAAATGA
- a CDS encoding ABC transporter ATP-binding protein, with amino-acid sequence MRAHWGGKSTIASLIPRFYDPTAGKILIDGKDIREYKLSELRMQISFVLQDTVLFYGSVQENIAYGRPEATSEEIIESAKKAFAHEFISQLPQGYSTLVGERGLTLSGGERQRIGIARAIVRNSPILILDEPTASLDLVSEQSVMKALEELMKGRTVLTITHRLHTIRHADKIFVVKGGYVVEEGSHEELLKQDAVYAELHRLKGAHPPVSSEIPPVRK; translated from the coding sequence ATGCGGGCCCACTGGGGGGGCAAGTCAACCATTGCCAGCCTCATCCCCCGCTTTTACGATCCGACTGCCGGTAAAATACTAATTGACGGGAAAGACATCCGGGAGTATAAACTAAGTGAGCTGCGTATGCAAATTAGCTTCGTGTTGCAGGACACTGTGCTGTTCTATGGCTCTGTACAGGAGAATATCGCCTATGGGAGGCCAGAGGCTACATCTGAAGAAATCATAGAATCCGCAAAAAAAGCCTTTGCGCATGAGTTTATCAGTCAGTTGCCGCAGGGCTATAGTACTTTGGTGGGAGAAAGAGGTCTGACCCTCTCCGGGGGGGAGCGTCAGCGCATCGGCATTGCCCGGGCCATTGTGCGCAATTCCCCCATTCTCATTCTGGATGAACCGACCGCTTCGCTGGACCTAGTGTCTGAACAGAGTGTGATGAAAGCGCTTGAGGAATTGATGAAAGGGCGCACGGTACTTACGATTACACACCGCCTCCACACTATTCGGCATGCTGATAAAATTTTTGTGGTGAAAGGCGGCTATGTGGTGGAAGAAGGCAGCCACGAGGAGTTGTTGAAGCAAGACGCCGTATATGCGGAGCTTCACCGCCTAAAGGGGGCACACCCGCCCGTATCTTCCGAAATCCCTCCTGTTCGAAAATAA
- the glgP gene encoding alpha-glucan family phosphorylase — translation MPAYKQRVAYFCMEYAIDQSLKIYAGGLGFLAGSHMRSAYNLKQNMIGIGILWKYGYYDQVRQPDQTMGVLFQKKIYSFLEETEIRFTITVNHAPVQVGVHYLPPRVFGTVPLFLLSTDLPENNYLAQTISHKLYDVDKSAKIAASILLGAGGMKLLEILNFAPDVYHLNEAHALPLAFSLFEKYGNVEEVRNRVVFTTHTPEEAGNEKTDIRLLSDMNFFSQLSLEQVRQITQMEGDTFNHSLAALRLSRMSNGVSRMHGETVVKNWSGYQGICPITYITNAQSYFYWADKEMYDHLFSEEDEMLLARKRELKRELFKEVADQTGDMLQQDVFTIVWARRFAAYKRADLLLENLDRFLSFLTDMTQPVQVIWARKPYPIDYEAISVFNKLVHLSEQYTNFSVLVGYELKLSKLLKQGADLWLNTPLITHEASGTSGMSAAMNGAVVFSTADGWFPEFVQHGENGFVVPPVNPTLSLHEQNNHDATHILDMLQNEILPMYYTKKGKWLSVTKNSMRDILPYFDSTRMAQEYYEKLYSR, via the coding sequence ATGCCCGCATATAAGCAGCGCGTCGCTTATTTCTGTATGGAGTATGCCATTGATCAATCGCTGAAGATTTACGCAGGAGGTCTGGGCTTTTTGGCTGGCTCCCACATGCGGAGCGCCTATAATCTGAAGCAGAACATGATAGGAATTGGCATTTTGTGGAAATACGGCTACTATGATCAGGTGCGTCAGCCTGACCAGACCATGGGAGTGTTGTTTCAGAAGAAGATCTACAGTTTTCTGGAGGAGACAGAAATCCGCTTCACCATTACCGTGAATCACGCCCCGGTGCAGGTAGGGGTTCATTACCTTCCGCCCCGTGTTTTCGGCACGGTTCCCCTCTTCCTACTCTCCACTGACTTACCGGAGAACAATTACCTGGCGCAGACAATATCGCACAAATTGTACGACGTTGACAAGAGCGCTAAAATAGCAGCCAGCATCCTGCTAGGTGCCGGTGGTATGAAGCTGCTCGAAATATTGAATTTTGCACCCGATGTTTACCACTTGAATGAAGCACATGCCCTGCCTCTTGCCTTCTCCTTGTTCGAAAAGTATGGCAATGTGGAGGAAGTCAGGAATAGAGTCGTTTTCACGACACACACACCCGAAGAAGCTGGCAATGAAAAAACAGACATCCGGTTGTTAAGCGACATGAATTTCTTTTCACAGCTTAGCCTGGAGCAGGTCAGGCAGATTACACAAATGGAGGGAGACACCTTTAATCACTCTCTTGCTGCGCTGCGCTTGTCCCGGATGTCAAACGGGGTGTCACGGATGCACGGGGAAACGGTGGTTAAAAACTGGAGCGGCTATCAGGGCATTTGCCCCATCACCTATATAACGAATGCGCAAAGTTATTTCTACTGGGCTGACAAGGAAATGTATGACCATTTGTTTTCTGAAGAGGATGAGATGCTGCTTGCCCGGAAGCGGGAGCTGAAGAGAGAGCTTTTTAAGGAGGTGGCCGACCAGACAGGTGACATGCTGCAACAGGATGTGTTTACCATTGTCTGGGCCAGAAGATTTGCTGCTTATAAGCGGGCGGACTTACTGCTGGAGAATTTGGACCGCTTTCTTAGTTTCCTCACAGATATGACTCAGCCTGTTCAGGTAATCTGGGCTCGAAAGCCTTATCCCATAGATTACGAGGCCATCTCTGTGTTTAACAAACTGGTACACCTAAGCGAACAGTATACCAACTTTTCAGTGCTGGTCGGCTATGAACTGAAGCTTTCCAAACTGCTGAAGCAGGGAGCTGACCTTTGGCTCAACACACCCCTGATAACCCATGAAGCCTCCGGAACCAGCGGCATGTCCGCCGCCATGAACGGGGCTGTTGTCTTTTCCACAGCGGATGGTTGGTTCCCGGAATTTGTGCAGCATGGGGAGAATGGCTTTGTGGTACCACCTGTAAATCCAACGCTCTCCCTCCATGAGCAGAATAATCATGATGCGACGCATATTCTGGATATGCTACAAAACGAGATTCTCCCGATGTACTACACAAAAAAAGGGAAATGGCTCTCTGTGACAAAAAACAGCATGCGGGATATACTGCCTTACTTTGATTCCACCCGTATGGCACAGGAATATTATGAGAAGCTGTATAGCAGGTAA
- a CDS encoding carboxypeptidase regulatory-like domain-containing protein produces MLRTAAALKLVRLFVFVLLLTSCNEDTIEPRGEGSMAGTVISAETGNPIAAVSLTTSPASSAIITDTDGSFVFSAMPAGDYNIAAKKAGYKTETVLVAVKDGQETSVTIVLEKAKGSTAPKQPDDPSPATDTLNQPVNITLRWSRSDSENTDTLTYDVYLYESGATERKTLAEGIRDTSVVASGLKYNTTYFWQVKVQDPEGNATIGEIWSFTTLTIPETRFLFARAVDGNFDIFSSDGTEENSYRLTSTFYQELWPVLNPKRDVIAYASNASVQPHIYVMNRDGSGKRQVTTLPIAGYHNPGIGFAWSPDGGQLLYAYYEHLYRIERDGSGLALVAKAPANRHFRMVDWTDRGNKIVAQTIGSDINDSEIYIMNADGTNRKLLVENLAGRTESPSFSIDGKEVLFSHDVSGFENAEGRQLDAHIFVKKIDGTGLVDISANKPAGTNDLYPRFSPDGSKLIFVNSANDGLGSQDIWMVDVADGRNRTKLFSNATMPEWE; encoded by the coding sequence ATGCTGAGAACAGCCGCCGCCCTAAAGTTAGTACGCCTGTTTGTGTTTGTGCTCTTGCTCACCTCATGTAACGAAGACACTATTGAACCACGCGGAGAAGGCTCTATGGCCGGTACTGTCATAAGCGCCGAGACAGGCAACCCCATCGCTGCTGTAAGCCTAACCACAAGCCCGGCAAGCTCGGCTATAATCACAGACACAGACGGGAGCTTTGTGTTCTCTGCCATGCCTGCCGGTGATTATAACATTGCAGCTAAAAAAGCTGGCTATAAAACAGAGACGGTGCTTGTAGCGGTGAAAGACGGACAAGAGACTTCTGTTACGATCGTACTGGAGAAAGCAAAAGGCAGTACTGCCCCAAAGCAACCAGACGACCCCTCTCCTGCCACAGACACACTGAACCAACCCGTTAATATTACCCTGAGATGGAGCAGATCAGACTCTGAAAACACAGACACCCTCACCTATGATGTATACCTCTATGAGTCCGGGGCAACAGAAAGAAAAACCCTGGCAGAGGGTATTCGGGACACGAGTGTGGTTGCGTCAGGTCTGAAATACAACACCACCTACTTCTGGCAGGTAAAGGTACAAGACCCGGAAGGAAATGCTACTATCGGGGAGATATGGAGTTTTACTACTTTAACTATCCCAGAGACCCGATTCCTTTTCGCCAGAGCTGTAGATGGCAATTTCGACATTTTCAGCTCTGACGGAACCGAAGAGAACAGTTACAGGCTAACATCCACCTTTTATCAGGAACTGTGGCCGGTGCTTAATCCGAAGCGGGACGTGATTGCCTATGCCTCAAATGCCAGTGTGCAACCTCATATATACGTCATGAACCGGGATGGCTCCGGAAAGCGGCAGGTAACCACACTTCCCATTGCCGGCTACCATAACCCGGGTATTGGCTTTGCCTGGTCTCCGGATGGCGGCCAGCTATTATATGCGTATTATGAGCATCTGTACCGGATAGAACGCGATGGCTCAGGCCTTGCGCTGGTAGCCAAAGCGCCTGCAAACCGGCACTTCCGGATGGTTGACTGGACTGACCGCGGCAATAAGATCGTAGCACAAACTATCGGCTCTGACATTAACGACTCAGAAATATACATCATGAATGCCGATGGAACGAATAGGAAGCTGTTGGTGGAGAACCTGGCCGGGAGAACCGAGAGCCCGTCTTTCTCCATCGACGGAAAAGAAGTCTTATTTAGCCATGATGTATCTGGGTTTGAGAATGCAGAGGGTAGACAGCTTGATGCACATATCTTTGTCAAAAAGATCGATGGAACTGGCTTGGTGGATATATCTGCCAACAAACCTGCAGGCACAAACGATCTCTACCCAAGATTTTCTCCTGATGGATCAAAATTAATTTTTGTGAATAGCGCGAATGATGGCTTAGGGAGTCAGGATATATGGATGGTGGATGTTGCAGATGGCAGAAACAGAACGAAGCTGTTCTCAAATGCCACAATGCCTGAATGGGAATGA
- a CDS encoding peptidoglycan-binding protein, translating into MKIYYWYILFLLALMNSSSTNIRKPVQQAPHPQCLRLEQALQQYRALAANHEWIYFPGKIRLHPGDSNEYVSSLRRVLSLAGDLKASDSLSHPLFDEALTKAVKGFQQRHGLVADGVVGQETLQELNISPSQRLRQIEVNLMRWKAFNKETALPLVFVNIPDYTLQLLDKTGQTIWTTRVVVGKPAKAFQTKPIDSSIKHLVLNPSWNVPQSIFRKEIIPLLQKDRGCLTRNHMVLYRQQGNKKTSIP; encoded by the coding sequence ATGAAAATTTATTATTGGTACATTTTATTCCTGCTCGCTTTAATGAACAGCAGCAGCACCAATATTAGAAAACCTGTTCAGCAGGCGCCGCACCCACAGTGTCTTCGCCTTGAGCAGGCCTTGCAACAGTACCGGGCGTTAGCTGCTAACCACGAATGGATTTATTTTCCGGGAAAAATCCGTTTGCACCCCGGCGACAGCAATGAGTATGTTTCAAGTCTTCGGAGAGTCTTGTCCCTCGCTGGAGACCTGAAAGCATCTGATTCCCTGTCCCACCCTTTGTTTGACGAAGCGCTCACGAAAGCTGTAAAAGGATTCCAGCAAAGACACGGGTTGGTAGCAGACGGTGTGGTTGGCCAAGAAACACTGCAGGAACTAAACATATCGCCGTCCCAACGGCTCAGGCAAATAGAGGTAAATTTAATGCGCTGGAAAGCGTTCAACAAAGAAACCGCGCTCCCTCTCGTATTTGTGAATATTCCTGATTACACCCTGCAACTGCTTGACAAGACTGGGCAAACCATCTGGACTACCCGGGTAGTAGTTGGCAAGCCTGCTAAAGCGTTCCAGACCAAGCCCATAGACAGCAGCATAAAGCACCTTGTCCTAAACCCCAGCTGGAATGTACCCCAAAGTATCTTCCGAAAAGAAATCATTCCGTTACTTCAAAAGGATAGAGGCTGCCTGACGCGCAACCATATGGTTTTATACCGGCAGCAGGGAAATAAGAAAACAAGCATCCCCTAA
- a CDS encoding glycogen debranching protein has product MGSWFTIEGSPFPLGVTYLPGEDAYNFTLYSKSASLVKLLLFVEEVYEKPVISFDLDPLVHKSQRVWHCRLKRCQMAGAQYYAFQVQHSSDVLSDLCHIDSEKLLLDPYAKEIFFPPEFSRSAASRPGSNMGKAPLGYILPNHGEFDWQGDRMVAHEHDLVVYEMHVRGFTRNPNSSVDKEIRGTFAGVVDKIPYLKELGITAVELMPVHQFDPQAGDYWGYMPLNFFSPHKSFAADQCPAGAILEFKTMVRELHKASIEVILDVAFSHTTEEGLSGPTYHLKGIDASTYYLVQEDPQVPFLNYSGTGNTLRTDHPAVQRMIMDSLRYWVKEMHVDGFRFDLASIFTRRSDGSVGEAPIFSDIATDPDLAHVRLIAEPWDAQGLYQLGRDFPGRTWLQWNGGFRDDVRRFVKGDEAMVGALMQRLYGSDNLFPDDLLNACHPYQSVNYITSHDGFTLYDLVSYNDKHNMANGHNNGDGNTVNYSWNSGWEGDAQVPAEVLARRKQQAKNFFMLLLLANGTPMFVAGDEFLQTQGGNNNPYNQDNPTTWLDWSRLELMAAHFEFVRKAIAFRKRHPSLGRSRFWRDDVTWYGSKGFVDWGPASHSLAFCLKGESQGDRDIYVMINSYWESIDFHFMEPGPWFRIVDTSLESPQDFLPEDHIEEIQHPHYDVCSRSVAVFLR; this is encoded by the coding sequence ATGGGATCATGGTTTACTATAGAAGGTTCCCCTTTCCCGCTGGGGGTGACGTATCTACCCGGAGAAGACGCGTATAACTTCACGCTATACTCTAAAAGTGCCTCCCTTGTCAAGCTCCTGTTGTTTGTGGAGGAGGTATATGAGAAACCGGTAATCTCGTTTGACCTGGACCCTCTGGTGCATAAATCGCAACGGGTGTGGCACTGCCGGCTAAAGCGATGCCAAATGGCCGGAGCCCAGTATTATGCCTTTCAGGTACAGCATTCATCGGATGTATTGAGCGACTTATGCCATATCGACTCCGAGAAACTCCTGCTCGACCCTTATGCGAAAGAAATTTTCTTTCCGCCAGAGTTTAGCCGGAGTGCAGCGAGCCGTCCTGGTTCTAATATGGGCAAAGCGCCGCTCGGCTACATTCTGCCCAACCACGGGGAGTTTGACTGGCAGGGGGACCGCATGGTTGCGCATGAACATGATCTGGTTGTGTATGAAATGCACGTGCGGGGTTTTACCCGTAACCCCAATTCCAGTGTAGACAAAGAAATCCGAGGTACCTTTGCAGGGGTGGTCGATAAGATCCCTTACCTGAAGGAGTTGGGAATAACGGCTGTAGAGTTGATGCCAGTGCATCAGTTTGACCCTCAGGCAGGTGATTACTGGGGATATATGCCCCTTAACTTCTTCTCCCCACATAAAAGTTTTGCGGCGGATCAATGCCCGGCTGGCGCGATATTGGAGTTCAAAACCATGGTGCGGGAGCTGCATAAAGCAAGTATTGAAGTCATTCTGGATGTAGCTTTCAGCCACACCACCGAGGAAGGCCTGAGTGGCCCTACATATCATCTGAAAGGCATAGACGCCTCTACCTATTACCTGGTGCAGGAAGACCCGCAGGTCCCTTTTCTGAACTATAGCGGCACGGGGAACACCCTCCGCACCGACCACCCGGCCGTGCAGCGTATGATTATGGATAGCCTGCGGTATTGGGTAAAGGAGATGCATGTGGATGGTTTTCGCTTCGACCTGGCCTCCATCTTCACCCGCCGGTCGGATGGGTCTGTGGGCGAGGCACCCATATTCTCAGACATTGCCACAGACCCTGACCTGGCCCACGTCAGGCTGATCGCCGAACCATGGGACGCGCAAGGCCTCTACCAACTGGGCCGCGACTTCCCGGGGAGAACCTGGCTGCAGTGGAACGGCGGCTTTCGGGATGACGTGCGCCGGTTTGTCAAGGGCGACGAAGCAATGGTTGGTGCTCTGATGCAACGGCTCTATGGGAGCGACAATCTCTTCCCGGATGACCTGCTCAACGCCTGCCATCCCTACCAAAGTGTCAACTATATAACCTCGCACGATGGTTTTACCCTTTATGACCTGGTTTCTTACAATGATAAACACAACATGGCGAATGGGCACAACAATGGAGACGGGAACACAGTGAATTACAGCTGGAACAGTGGCTGGGAAGGAGATGCGCAGGTGCCGGCAGAGGTGCTTGCCCGGCGGAAGCAGCAGGCGAAAAACTTTTTCATGCTCCTCCTGCTGGCCAACGGCACGCCCATGTTCGTGGCTGGCGATGAGTTCCTGCAGACCCAGGGAGGCAACAACAACCCCTATAACCAGGATAACCCGACTACCTGGCTGGACTGGAGCCGCCTGGAGCTAATGGCTGCGCACTTCGAATTCGTTCGCAAAGCCATTGCTTTCCGGAAGCGCCACCCCAGCCTGGGGCGCAGCCGCTTCTGGCGTGACGATGTCACGTGGTACGGCTCCAAGGGATTTGTGGATTGGGGCCCGGCTTCACACAGCCTGGCTTTCTGCCTGAAAGGAGAAAGCCAGGGGGACCGCGATATATATGTGATGATCAACTCCTACTGGGAAAGCATCGATTTTCATTTTATGGAGCCCGGCCCTTGGTTCCGGATAGTGGACACCAGCCTGGAGTCGCCCCAGGATTTCCTGCCAGAAGACCATATAGAGGAGATTCAACATCCGCATTATGATGTCTGTTCCCGCTCCGTGGCTGTTTTCCTTCGGTAG
- a CDS encoding ABC transporter ATP-binding protein → MERSMVSRNISANPPSSRNKAALVLGLLKPYKKWLLIILAAMLAETAMGLAAPWPLKIIIDNVISHHLLPDWLAWVGDMSLLKNKVELAAVAAVSIVILTALGGGASYINSYYTESVAQYVANDLRRWVYHHLLQLSLSYFDNHQVGKLLSTITSDVSTIQDFASETLLNILIDALTITGMLCVMFYLSWDFTLMLVGVSPFLLIFMIRFKNAVKKATREVRKDQAEMVTVLQQGLESVRAINAFGRQELEEDRLKRVSFETIEAALKARQVKSLVSPVVTITVSLCTAFVLWRGAHLVVAGVMTVGALTVFLSYLNKFFNPVKNLAKMTTNIAQALVALERIQQILGTVTVIAERPGAQAPGHLKGDIVFERVAFAYNPEAPVLHDINLVIRAGQHVGICGPTGGASQPLPASSPAFTIRLPVKY, encoded by the coding sequence ATGGAACGAAGCATGGTAAGCAGGAATATTTCGGCGAACCCGCCTTCTTCCCGAAACAAGGCGGCGTTGGTGTTAGGGCTGCTAAAACCTTACAAAAAGTGGCTCCTGATCATATTAGCCGCCATGCTTGCTGAAACGGCCATGGGCCTTGCCGCCCCCTGGCCACTGAAGATCATTATTGACAATGTCATCAGCCATCATCTGCTACCGGATTGGCTGGCATGGGTAGGGGACATGTCATTGCTGAAAAATAAAGTGGAGTTAGCTGCTGTAGCCGCCGTCTCCATTGTTATATTAACGGCATTAGGGGGAGGGGCCAGTTATATCAACAGTTATTATACAGAGAGCGTGGCCCAGTATGTGGCCAACGATTTACGTCGCTGGGTGTACCACCACCTGCTGCAGCTTTCCCTGTCTTACTTCGACAACCACCAGGTAGGAAAACTGCTCAGCACTATCACTTCCGATGTGTCCACAATTCAGGACTTTGCTTCGGAAACCCTGCTGAATATCCTCATCGACGCACTGACCATCACGGGCATGCTTTGCGTGATGTTTTACCTCAGTTGGGACTTTACCCTGATGCTGGTTGGGGTGTCTCCTTTTCTCCTGATATTTATGATCCGCTTTAAAAACGCGGTAAAAAAGGCCACTCGCGAAGTTCGGAAAGATCAGGCAGAAATGGTGACTGTACTACAGCAGGGCTTAGAATCTGTTCGGGCCATCAATGCTTTCGGGCGGCAGGAGTTGGAAGAGGACCGGCTGAAAAGAGTAAGTTTTGAAACCATAGAGGCCGCTTTGAAGGCCAGGCAGGTAAAATCTCTCGTCTCTCCCGTCGTCACCATTACTGTATCGCTTTGCACAGCTTTTGTGCTTTGGCGTGGGGCTCATCTGGTAGTAGCTGGTGTGATGACAGTGGGTGCTTTAACCGTTTTTCTGTCTTACCTGAATAAATTCTTCAACCCGGTAAAGAACTTGGCGAAAATGACAACAAACATTGCCCAAGCCTTGGTCGCACTCGAGCGCATCCAGCAGATACTGGGCACTGTGACGGTAATAGCCGAAAGACCGGGTGCCCAAGCCCCTGGTCACCTGAAAGGGGATATTGTATTCGAGAGGGTGGCTTTTGCCTATAATCCGGAAGCCCCTGTTCTACATGACATTAACCTGGTAATCCGGGCAGGCCAGCATGTTGGCATATGCGGGCCCACTGGGGGGGCAAGTCAACCATTGCCAGCCTCATCCCCCGCTTTTACGATCCGACTGCCGGTAAAATACTAA
- the mgtA gene encoding magnesium-translocating P-type ATPase — translation MRQVFLASDTIEQLFRQLQTSASGLNATTAKRRISAQRKSTRTHTKLHDQVKLLLRQFSNPLMLLLIIIVILSAFLGETSDTLIILFILLLSGLLGFLQELQAGNAVEKLLKMIEVQHLVVRDGKEVSMHTQEVVPGDVILLNAGDMIPADCRIIDSKELHVNESTLTGETFPVAKAPGILPEETPLSKKSNCLWQGTNVVSGTAKVLAVHTGQDTVFGQMAHSLTQHLPTAFEAGLKGFGYFLLRVTVLLATFILATNLYFDKPFFNSLLFSLALAIGMAPELLPAVMTFAMSAGARRMMKRKVIVKRLSSIFNLGEVNVLCTDKTGTITEGSVKVYAIVDTAGKSDPKATLYAFLNATFQSGFTNPIDEVIRSLPVTATGFEKIDEIPYDFIRKRLSIAVRSKKGNLLITKGAIQNVLDVCSGVLAEDGTEKELNGPERKRLLRKAEAYSQQGLRVLGIAYRQSTKDSFGHEDEQQMVFQGFILLEDRLKDSTAAALDRLEKMGIGVKIITGDNRYAAMHAASALGMDTSNLISGQALNQMSPEALTVNAARTAVFAEIEPYQKERIVRALQMSRLRVAYLGDGINDVAAIHAADTGISTNNAVDVAKEAADFVLLEKDLGVLADGVQEGRKSFANSMKYIFATTGATFGNMFSVAGASLLLPFLPMLPKQILLTNLITDLPYLAVSSDHVDEEQLLRPLQWNIGLTRRFMLVFGLHSSLFDFVTFYTLYFYFGLRDAPFRTGWFLESIATELLIVFIIRTRKPLLKSRPHPLLLWLAALALAITIWLPFSPLAPLLGLAFAHQVEVLTIGAILLLYVVTGELLKRWFFNANLDKRNGKHLSTV, via the coding sequence ATGCGTCAGGTATTCCTTGCCTCCGATACGATAGAACAGCTGTTCCGGCAGCTACAGACAAGCGCCAGCGGGCTTAATGCCACCACTGCTAAGAGAAGAATTTCAGCACAGAGAAAGAGCACCAGAACCCATACCAAGCTGCATGATCAGGTAAAACTACTCCTCCGCCAGTTTAGTAATCCGCTGATGCTGTTGCTCATCATCATCGTCATCCTTTCTGCTTTTCTGGGAGAGACCTCCGACACACTCATCATACTTTTTATCCTGCTGCTCTCCGGCCTGCTGGGCTTTCTGCAAGAGTTGCAAGCAGGCAATGCCGTTGAAAAGCTCCTGAAGATGATTGAGGTGCAACACCTGGTAGTGCGGGATGGCAAAGAAGTAAGCATGCACACACAGGAGGTGGTACCTGGAGATGTCATTCTTTTAAATGCAGGAGATATGATCCCGGCGGACTGCCGCATTATCGATAGCAAGGAGCTGCATGTGAACGAGAGCACCCTAACCGGGGAGACTTTTCCCGTGGCCAAAGCGCCCGGAATATTGCCGGAGGAAACACCATTAAGCAAAAAAAGCAACTGTCTCTGGCAGGGCACCAATGTCGTGAGCGGCACTGCCAAAGTGCTGGCGGTGCATACAGGACAGGACACAGTGTTCGGTCAGATGGCTCACAGCCTGACGCAGCACTTGCCCACCGCGTTTGAAGCAGGTCTCAAAGGCTTCGGCTATTTTCTCCTTCGCGTCACGGTGTTGCTGGCTACCTTCATTCTTGCCACCAACCTGTACTTCGACAAGCCCTTTTTCAACTCGCTGCTGTTCTCCCTGGCGCTGGCCATCGGGATGGCCCCGGAGCTGCTCCCCGCCGTCATGACATTCGCCATGTCGGCGGGCGCAAGGCGCATGATGAAAAGAAAAGTCATCGTAAAGCGCCTCTCCTCCATTTTCAACCTTGGGGAAGTGAATGTGTTGTGTACTGATAAAACCGGCACCATTACCGAAGGATCTGTCAAAGTGTATGCAATTGTAGATACCGCCGGGAAGTCGGACCCAAAGGCTACACTATATGCTTTTCTAAATGCTACTTTTCAAAGTGGTTTCACCAACCCCATTGATGAAGTCATTCGTTCCCTGCCGGTCACAGCCACCGGGTTCGAAAAAATCGATGAGATTCCGTACGACTTCATCCGCAAGCGGCTTTCTATTGCGGTGCGGAGCAAGAAAGGAAATCTCCTGATTACGAAAGGAGCTATACAAAACGTCCTGGACGTATGCAGTGGAGTCTTGGCGGAAGACGGCACCGAGAAGGAACTGAATGGGCCCGAGCGCAAGCGTTTGCTGCGTAAAGCAGAAGCCTACAGCCAGCAAGGGCTCCGTGTGTTAGGTATCGCCTACAGGCAAAGTACTAAAGACTCTTTCGGGCACGAGGATGAGCAGCAGATGGTATTTCAAGGCTTCATCTTGCTGGAAGACAGACTCAAAGATAGCACCGCTGCTGCGCTGGATCGGTTGGAGAAAATGGGGATTGGTGTCAAGATCATCACCGGCGACAACCGATATGCCGCCATGCACGCAGCCAGCGCCTTGGGCATGGACACGTCCAACCTCATCAGCGGTCAGGCCTTGAACCAGATGTCACCGGAGGCCCTGACGGTGAATGCGGCCCGCACAGCTGTTTTTGCGGAGATCGAGCCCTATCAGAAAGAGCGGATTGTTCGGGCGCTGCAGATGTCCAGGCTCAGGGTAGCGTACCTTGGGGATGGTATCAATGACGTGGCGGCTATTCATGCTGCCGATACCGGCATTTCCACCAACAATGCGGTAGACGTAGCAAAGGAAGCGGCAGACTTTGTGCTGCTGGAAAAAGATCTGGGCGTGCTAGCAGATGGCGTACAGGAGGGCCGAAAATCCTTTGCCAACTCTATGAAGTACATCTTTGCAACAACCGGCGCGACCTTCGGCAACATGTTCAGCGTGGCCGGCGCTTCGCTGCTGTTGCCCTTTCTGCCCATGCTCCCCAAGCAAATCCTGCTCACCAATCTGATCACAGACCTCCCTTACCTGGCGGTGTCCTCGGACCATGTGGATGAAGAACAGCTTCTTCGTCCGTTACAATGGAACATCGGCCTGACGCGCCGCTTCATGCTCGTCTTCGGCTTGCACAGTTCCCTGTTCGACTTCGTCACCTTCTACACGCTGTATTTCTATTTTGGGCTCCGGGATGCTCCTTTTCGGACTGGTTGGTTTCTGGAGTCGATTGCAACGGAACTGCTCATCGTGTTTATCATAAGAACCAGGAAACCACTCCTCAAAAGCAGGCCTCATCCGCTTCTACTCTGGTTAGCTGCACTCGCACTCGCAATCACGATCTGGTTGCCTTTTTCCCCACTTGCTCCCTTACTAGGCCTGGCTTTTGCCCATCAGGTGGAAGTATTAACAATAGGTGCTATTCTGTTGCTGTATGTGGTGACAGGTGAGTTGCTCAAGCGCTGGTTCTTCAACGCCAATCTGGATAAAAGAAATGGCAAACACCTTTCTACTGTTTAG